Proteins from one Abyssisolibacter fermentans genomic window:
- the fliG gene encoding flagellar motor switch protein FliG gives MSKNKEFTGKQKAAILLIALGPQKSADIFKHLKEEEIEELTLEIANMRLVSPEEKDTVLQDFYQLCLAQEYISEGGIDYAKDVLERALGSQKAVNIINKLTTSLQVRPFEFIRKADASQILNYIQEEHPQTIALILAYLSPNQAGQILASLPLDIQSEVARRISVMDRTSPEIIKEIERILESKFSTMVSQDYTIAGGVQSIVSILNAVDRGTEKHILEELENKDAELSEEIRRRMFVFEDVVTLEPRYIQRFIREIDNSQWSIALKGASEEVKEVIFNNMSKRLVEMIKEDMEFMGPVRLKDIEEAQQNIVNVIRKLEDEGEIVTPRGGDELIV, from the coding sequence ATGTCAAAGAATAAAGAGTTTACAGGAAAGCAAAAAGCCGCAATATTGTTAATAGCTCTTGGTCCACAGAAATCAGCTGATATCTTTAAACATTTGAAAGAAGAAGAAATAGAGGAACTTACATTAGAAATTGCAAATATGAGATTAGTGTCTCCTGAAGAAAAAGATACTGTGCTTCAAGATTTTTATCAATTATGTTTAGCTCAAGAATATATATCAGAAGGTGGAATAGATTATGCTAAAGATGTATTAGAAAGAGCTTTGGGTTCTCAGAAAGCTGTAAATATAATTAATAAGTTAACTACATCTTTACAGGTAAGACCTTTTGAGTTTATAAGAAAAGCAGATGCAAGTCAAATACTGAATTATATTCAAGAAGAGCATCCTCAAACAATAGCGTTAATACTAGCATATCTTTCGCCTAATCAAGCTGGCCAAATATTAGCCAGTTTACCGCTTGATATACAGTCAGAGGTTGCAAGAAGAATTTCAGTAATGGACAGAACATCACCTGAAATTATAAAAGAAATTGAAAGAATACTAGAAAGCAAGTTTTCAACTATGGTTTCACAAGACTATACGATTGCAGGTGGAGTACAGTCTATAGTATCAATACTAAATGCTGTTGATAGAGGAACAGAAAAACACATACTAGAAGAATTGGAAAACAAAGATGCAGAGCTTTCTGAAGAAATTAGAAGGAGAATGTTTGTATTTGAAGATGTAGTTACATTAGAACCTAGATATATCCAAAGATTTATTAGAGAAATTGATAATAGTCAATGGTCTATTGCATTAAAAGGTGCTAGTGAAGAAGTTAAAGAAGTTATATTTAACAATATGTCTAAACGTTTAGTTGAAATGATAAAAGAAGATATGGAATTTATGGGACCTGTTAGATTAAAAGATATAGAAGAAGCTCAACAAAATATTGTTAATGTAATAAGAAAACTAGAAGATGAAGGAGAAATTGTTACTCCAAGAGGAGGAGATGAATTAATTGTCTAG
- the flgC gene encoding flagellar basal body rod protein FlgC, whose translation MGIFDAINISSTGLTAERTRMEIISKNIANASTTRTSNGQPYRRQLAIFKERKGASFNDILKGKTESNYGGVKLSKIAEDKSAFKKVYDPGHPDANKQGYVLMPNVDVIKEMVDMITATRAYEANVTAINATKSMALKALDIGR comes from the coding sequence ATGGGAATATTTGATGCTATAAATATTAGTTCAACAGGTTTGACTGCAGAAAGGACTAGAATGGAAATTATATCAAAAAACATTGCAAATGCAAGTACAACTAGAACTAGTAATGGACAACCTTATAGAAGACAATTAGCTATATTCAAAGAAAGAAAAGGTGCTTCATTTAACGATATACTAAAGGGTAAAACAGAAAGCAATTATGGAGGAGTAAAGCTTAGCAAGATTGCTGAAGATAAATCAGCTTTTAAGAAGGTTTATGATCCAGGACATCCTGATGCAAATAAACAAGGCTATGTTCTTATGCCTAATGTTGATGTTATAAAAGAAATGGTTGATATGATAACGGCAACAAGAGCTTATGAAGCTAATGTAACTGCTATTAATGCAACTAAATCAATGGCGTTAAAAGCACTTGATATAGGAAGATAA
- the dprA gene encoding DNA-processing protein DprA — MENREVLIWLSSIQQVGIKSINRLEEHFGCIQNIWTASKSEINDVKGLKTITKQNIIKYKSDGYIDKLFNELKKEKVKTITILDDNYPKNLRNIFNPPKVLYVKGDFVGNDEICIAMVGARKATYYGKWVAGKISKELSRYGITIISGLAAGIDAMCHSGALDANGRTFGVLGCGVDIIYPKSNKRLYEEIIENGGIISEFPLKAEPRAGNFPQRNRIISGLSEGLVVVEAKKKSGSLITANLALEQGKDVFAVPGNINSIYSTGTNELIKDGAKLIINAKDIINELTQFKDKIDSKYLADNNIINNYPLNEKEKKVLEALKQGPLHCDMIEYNTNIKMSDLISILTMLEMKGIIKQMSGKIFTINN, encoded by the coding sequence ATGGAAAATAGAGAAGTTCTTATTTGGCTTAGCAGTATTCAACAGGTAGGAATTAAATCTATAAATAGACTAGAAGAACATTTTGGCTGTATACAGAATATTTGGACTGCATCAAAAAGCGAAATAAACGATGTTAAAGGTTTAAAAACTATAACTAAGCAAAATATTATTAAATATAAAAGTGATGGTTACATAGACAAATTGTTTAATGAACTTAAAAAAGAAAAAGTAAAAACAATTACAATTTTAGATGATAATTATCCTAAAAATTTAAGGAATATATTTAACCCTCCAAAGGTATTATATGTAAAAGGAGACTTTGTTGGAAATGATGAAATTTGTATTGCGATGGTTGGAGCAAGAAAAGCTACCTATTATGGCAAATGGGTTGCAGGTAAGATATCAAAAGAATTATCAAGGTATGGTATTACAATAATAAGTGGCTTAGCTGCAGGTATTGATGCTATGTGCCATAGTGGAGCTTTAGATGCTAATGGTCGTACATTTGGAGTACTAGGGTGTGGAGTTGATATAATTTATCCAAAATCTAATAAAAGATTATATGAAGAGATAATAGAAAATGGTGGCATAATATCAGAATTCCCTTTAAAGGCAGAGCCTAGAGCAGGTAATTTTCCTCAAAGAAATAGGATAATAAGTGGCTTATCTGAAGGTTTAGTCGTTGTTGAAGCTAAGAAAAAAAGTGGATCATTAATAACAGCAAATTTGGCATTAGAACAAGGCAAAGATGTATTTGCAGTGCCAGGGAATATTAACAGTATTTATAGCACAGGGACAAACGAATTAATAAAAGATGGAGCAAAGCTTATAATAAATGCAAAAGATATAATAAATGAACTAACTCAATTTAAAGATAAAATAGATTCAAAATATTTAGCAGATAATAATATTATTAATAATTATCCATTAAATGAAAAAGAGAAAAAGGTTTTAGAAGCATTAAAACAAGGACCGCTTCACTGTGATATGATAGAATACAACACAAATATTAAGATGTCAGATTTAATAAGTATACTTACAATGCTTGAAATGAAAGGTATAATTAAACAAATGTCAGGAAAAATATTTACTATAAATAATTAG
- a CDS encoding FliH/SctL family protein, translating to MSSIIKSSYVVMSNKVEEKTIEQNVVDNELAIKKSKAIIDAANKKAAKIIKNATNESDSIIEKANLKSENIMENTYKKSKEIIEKAQSDGYKEGYKTGYDEGKNISDGLINEANDIKKDILTLRKKYIQDLEPEIINLVIHMCETILNNKLENDKELILSIIYKGLDSLNLSDNLIIIISQDDYEIVNASRDKILSQASLVENIDIKVDRKLTKGDCIIETESGTVNCSLNMQMNKLKETIIELLKSE from the coding sequence TTGTCTAGTATTATAAAATCATCTTACGTAGTTATGAGTAACAAAGTAGAAGAAAAAACTATAGAACAAAATGTTGTAGATAATGAATTGGCTATAAAGAAAAGTAAAGCTATTATTGATGCAGCAAACAAGAAAGCAGCAAAGATTATTAAAAATGCAACCAATGAAAGTGACTCGATTATAGAAAAAGCAAATTTAAAATCTGAAAATATAATGGAAAATACATATAAAAAATCCAAAGAAATTATTGAAAAAGCTCAAAGTGACGGATACAAGGAAGGTTATAAAACAGGCTATGATGAAGGAAAAAATATTTCAGATGGACTAATAAATGAAGCAAACGATATAAAAAAAGATATATTGACATTAAGAAAAAAATATATTCAAGATTTAGAGCCTGAAATAATCAATTTAGTTATTCATATGTGTGAAACTATATTAAATAATAAACTCGAAAATGATAAAGAACTTATACTATCAATTATATACAAAGGTTTAGATAGTTTGAATTTAAGTGATAACTTAATTATAATAATATCTCAAGATGATTACGAAATAGTAAATGCTAGTCGTGATAAAATCCTGTCACAAGCAAGTTTAGTAGAAAATATAGATATAAAAGTTGATAGAAAGCTTACAAAAGGAGATTGCATTATAGAAACAGAAAGTGGTACTGTTAATTGTAGTTTAAATATGCAGATGAATAAGTTGAAAGAAACAATAATAGAATTGCTAAAGAGTGAGTGA
- the flgB gene encoding flagellar basal body rod protein FlgB, which produces MFKITYDNVNLLNKALNGSWKRNQAIINNIANVNTPGYKKTRVEFENILSKEINNNSLDLKVTNQNHLGFENSNNFKPLIIKDKSTSTRADGNNVNIDVENGELSKNFLYYTSVSRQIGSEFKRLKTVVNDGRK; this is translated from the coding sequence ATGTTTAAAATAACATATGACAATGTTAACCTTTTAAATAAGGCATTAAATGGTTCATGGAAAAGAAATCAGGCTATTATCAATAATATTGCAAATGTTAATACGCCTGGTTATAAAAAAACGCGCGTCGAATTCGAAAATATTTTGTCAAAAGAAATTAATAATAATAGTTTAGATCTAAAAGTTACTAATCAAAATCATTTAGGTTTTGAAAATTCAAATAATTTTAAACCTTTAATAATTAAGGACAAGAGTACTTCTACTAGAGCAGATGGCAACAATGTGAACATTGATGTAGAAAATGGTGAATTGTCTAAGAATTTTTTATATTATACTTCTGTTTCAAGGCAAATAGGAAGTGAATTTAAAAGATTAAAAACTGTTGTAAATGATGGGAGGAAATAA
- the fliF gene encoding flagellar basal-body MS-ring/collar protein FliF produces the protein MGDTVEKAKNQIVNLWKELDKKRKIRLGITCLIILFGITAFIIYITSTNYEVLYQNLSLKDTAEITKKLDELNINWKNGDDENTILVPKEQKNKVKLSLASEGLPKEGYSVLDAFNDTSWTMTEYEKKQRVLYGIKNELADTISDIDGIEEAKVFIDIPEETNFLSKDVQATASVYLKLSAAMPLQKDKVIAIKNLVASSFKSLSPELVSVVDDKGKPYDINTEGNGYDFSVNEQMNLKYSSEVMLNNSIKKFLENLFGLGNVDVRTNIKMNFDSENTSIVQFSPPIEGRNEGLIRSMQKIKEYTADGETGGPAGVESNVNDTVDYATVDNNNSKYEKASDIINYELNQINREIKKNPGEIESLSVAVIINEDAIGDGELTDERKSEIEELVYAATGIDTKKVIVNAGKFKNNNTSSIFDSEMEQKQKSDQIMLYGIIGASLFILLAAGGILVARKRRKDKKQQQILDDQFKESEIESIDFKEESGVKEQINGFVDKKPDAVAQLLRSWLSDE, from the coding sequence GTGGGAGACACTGTAGAAAAAGCTAAGAACCAGATAGTTAATTTATGGAAAGAATTAGACAAAAAAAGAAAGATAAGATTAGGGATAACTTGTCTAATAATATTGTTTGGTATTACTGCTTTTATAATATACATAACTAGTACAAATTATGAAGTATTATATCAGAATTTAAGTTTAAAAGATACGGCAGAAATAACAAAGAAACTAGACGAACTAAATATTAATTGGAAAAATGGTGATGATGAAAATACTATATTAGTTCCTAAGGAACAAAAGAACAAAGTAAAATTAAGCTTGGCTTCTGAAGGACTACCAAAAGAAGGGTATAGCGTCTTAGATGCTTTTAATGATACAAGTTGGACCATGACAGAATATGAAAAGAAACAGAGAGTTCTATATGGTATAAAAAATGAATTGGCAGATACAATATCTGATATTGACGGTATAGAAGAAGCTAAAGTTTTTATAGATATTCCAGAGGAAACAAATTTTTTATCAAAAGATGTACAAGCAACAGCATCAGTTTATTTAAAATTATCAGCAGCAATGCCTTTACAAAAAGATAAGGTTATTGCTATTAAAAATCTTGTTGCAAGTTCATTTAAAAGTTTAAGTCCAGAACTTGTTTCAGTTGTTGATGATAAAGGTAAACCTTATGATATAAACACAGAAGGAAATGGCTATGATTTTAGTGTAAATGAGCAAATGAATCTTAAATACAGCTCTGAGGTTATGCTGAATAATAGCATCAAAAAGTTCTTAGAAAATCTTTTTGGGCTAGGGAATGTTGATGTTAGAACTAATATAAAAATGAATTTTGATAGTGAAAATACGAGTATAGTGCAATTTTCACCACCTATAGAAGGAAGAAACGAAGGTTTAATTAGGAGTATGCAAAAAATTAAGGAATATACAGCTGACGGCGAAACAGGAGGACCTGCGGGAGTAGAATCTAACGTTAATGATACAGTTGATTATGCTACAGTAGATAATAATAATTCCAAGTATGAAAAAGCTAGTGATATTATTAACTACGAATTAAATCAAATTAATAGAGAGATAAAGAAGAATCCTGGGGAAATTGAGTCATTAAGTGTTGCCGTTATTATAAATGAAGATGCTATTGGCGATGGAGAATTAACAGATGAGAGAAAAAGTGAAATAGAAGAGTTAGTATATGCAGCTACAGGAATAGATACAAAAAAAGTTATAGTCAATGCAGGAAAATTCAAAAATAATAATACAAGCAGTATTTTCGATAGTGAAATGGAACAAAAGCAAAAGAGTGATCAGATAATGTTATACGGTATAATTGGAGCTTCTTTATTTATATTATTGGCAGCTGGAGGAATATTAGTTGCTAGAAAAAGAAGAAAAGATAAAAAACAACAACAGATATTAGACGATCAATTTAAAGAAAGTGAAATAGAAAGCATTGATTTCAAGGAAGAATCAGGCGTTAAAGAGCAAATAAACGGATTTGTTGATAAAAAACCTGATGCTGTTGCTCAATTATTAAGAAGCTGGTTAAGTGATGAGTAG
- the codY gene encoding GTP-sensing pleiotropic transcriptional regulator CodY, with translation MGESLLMKTRKLNRILQNSGGKPVSFDEISRILSEILEANVYIASRRGRVLGFCLSLGFDCRIIENEVVEERRFPQKYNDELLKINTTQENILEIPECVFDQVSKCDYPNKITTVIPIISSNGRLGTLVLARFGREFTEEDLVLAEYSATVVGMEIIRSKNEQVEQEVRKKAIVQMAIGTLSYSELEAVEHIFNELDGNEGLLVASKIADRVGITRSVIVNALRKFESAGVIESRSLGMKGTYIKILNDKLFEELQKLKS, from the coding sequence ATGGGAGAAAGCTTACTAATGAAAACTAGAAAGCTAAATAGAATATTGCAAAATTCAGGTGGTAAACCTGTTTCTTTTGATGAAATTAGCAGAATATTAAGTGAAATACTAGAGGCCAACGTCTATATTGCTAGTAGAAGAGGAAGAGTATTAGGTTTTTGTCTTTCCTTGGGTTTTGATTGCAGGATTATAGAAAATGAAGTTGTTGAAGAAAGACGTTTTCCACAAAAATACAACGATGAACTTTTAAAAATAAATACAACACAAGAGAATATTTTAGAAATACCAGAGTGTGTTTTTGATCAGGTTTCAAAATGTGATTATCCAAATAAAATAACTACTGTTATACCAATAATAAGTTCGAATGGAAGATTAGGCACACTAGTATTAGCTAGATTTGGTAGAGAGTTTACAGAAGAAGATTTAGTTCTTGCAGAGTATAGTGCAACAGTAGTTGGTATGGAAATAATAAGGTCTAAAAATGAACAGGTGGAGCAAGAAGTTCGTAAAAAAGCGATAGTTCAGATGGCTATAGGAACATTATCCTATTCTGAATTAGAAGCTGTAGAACATATATTTAATGAACTTGATGGAAATGAAGGACTTTTAGTAGCAAGTAAAATAGCTGATAGAGTTGGAATTACTCGTTCAGTAATAGTAAATGCACTAAGAAAATTTGAGAGTGCTGGTGTCATTGAGTCTAGATCATTAGGTATGAAAGGAACATATATAAAAATTTTAAATGATAAATTATTCGAAGAATTGCAAAAGCTAAAATCTTAA
- the fliE gene encoding flagellar hook-basal body complex protein FliE, translated as MNINTINKSNLIHSSFETINSNKKSDRGFGQYLNNALNKVNELQVEAQEYDRMLATGEIDNLHDATIASNKADIALQLTLTVRNKIIDAYKEIMRMQV; from the coding sequence ATGAACATAAATACTATTAATAAAAGCAACCTAATACATAGTTCTTTTGAAACAATCAACAGCAATAAAAAAAGCGATAGAGGATTTGGTCAATACTTAAATAATGCTTTAAATAAAGTTAATGAACTGCAGGTTGAAGCGCAAGAATACGATAGAATGTTAGCAACAGGGGAAATTGATAATCTACATGATGCCACCATTGCTTCTAATAAAGCAGATATTGCACTACAATTAACATTAACTGTTCGAAATAAAATTATAGATGCATATAAAGAAATTATGAGAATGCAAGTTTAG
- a CDS encoding YifB family Mg chelatase-like AAA ATPase has product MLSKVNTCVLQGLNGYNVGVETDISKGMPSFAIVGLPDVSIKESKERVRTAIKNSGFKFPVNKIIVNLAPANLRKEGSQIDLSIAVGILIATEDINYVDFSKTCFIGELSLDGKINRVDGALPMVISLKEAGMKKVIIPDGNKNECSMVDNIDIIPVDNLFELVKYLNDDIDISPCIFNKDIIEDEDSDKREDFSDIIGQRVLKRAVEVAAAGGHNILIIGPPGSSKTMIARRIPSILPSLTFEETLEITKIYSAAGLLKGAYLIKERPFRSPHHTISNISLIGGGRIPMPGEVSLAQYGVLFLDELPEFQKNALEVLRQPLEDGEVTISRVTATITYPSEFMLVASMNPCPCGYYGDPNHECTCSMKEINRYLGKISGPLLDRIDIHIEANPIKYDDLTNNNKEETSATIRERVNKARKIQIDRYSNEKNLYNANLSPKAVKKYCKLDKEGEELLKIAFNKFSLSARAYNKVLKVSRTIADLDNSENIKSCHIAEAIQYRSLDRKYWS; this is encoded by the coding sequence ATGTTATCAAAAGTAAACACTTGTGTATTACAGGGATTAAATGGTTATAATGTAGGCGTAGAAACTGATATATCAAAGGGAATGCCTTCGTTTGCAATAGTTGGTCTTCCAGATGTATCAATAAAAGAATCTAAAGAAAGAGTTAGAACAGCTATAAAAAACAGTGGTTTCAAATTTCCTGTTAATAAAATTATTGTGAATTTGGCTCCAGCTAATCTTAGAAAAGAAGGTTCACAGATAGATCTTTCAATAGCTGTCGGAATATTAATAGCTACAGAGGATATAAATTATGTAGACTTTAGCAAAACATGCTTTATAGGTGAATTATCACTAGATGGTAAAATAAACAGGGTTGATGGAGCATTACCAATGGTTATATCTCTAAAAGAAGCAGGAATGAAAAAAGTTATTATACCAGACGGAAATAAAAATGAGTGTAGTATGGTAGATAACATTGACATTATACCTGTAGATAATTTATTTGAATTAGTAAAATATTTAAATGACGATATTGATATAAGCCCATGTATATTTAATAAAGATATCATAGAAGATGAAGATAGTGACAAGAGAGAAGATTTTTCAGATATTATTGGACAAAGAGTATTAAAAAGAGCAGTAGAAGTTGCTGCTGCTGGTGGACATAATATTTTAATTATAGGACCACCAGGGTCAAGTAAGACTATGATAGCTAGAAGAATACCTTCAATATTACCTAGTCTTACATTTGAAGAAACATTAGAAATTACTAAAATATATAGTGCTGCGGGACTATTAAAAGGAGCATATTTAATAAAAGAAAGACCTTTTAGATCTCCACATCATACAATATCAAATATATCATTAATTGGTGGCGGAAGAATACCAATGCCAGGGGAAGTATCATTAGCACAATATGGAGTTCTTTTTTTAGATGAACTTCCAGAGTTTCAGAAAAATGCTTTAGAAGTGTTAAGACAACCATTAGAAGATGGTGAAGTTACGATATCAAGAGTTACGGCAACAATCACATATCCTTCTGAGTTTATGTTAGTAGCTAGCATGAATCCATGTCCATGTGGATACTATGGAGATCCTAATCATGAGTGTACATGCAGCATGAAGGAGATTAACAGATATTTAGGAAAGATATCGGGACCATTATTAGATAGAATTGATATACATATAGAAGCAAATCCAATAAAATATGATGACTTGACAAACAATAACAAAGAAGAAACTTCAGCAACTATAAGAGAAAGAGTAAATAAAGCTAGAAAAATTCAGATAGACAGATATTCTAATGAAAAAAATTTATACAATGCAAACCTTAGTCCTAAAGCTGTTAAGAAATATTGTAAGCTTGATAAAGAAGGGGAAGAACTATTAAAAATAGCATTTAATAAATTTAGCTTGAGTGCAAGAGCTTATAATAAAGTTTTAAAAGTCTCAAGAACAATAGCAGATTTAGATAATAGTGAAAATATAAAATCCTGTCATATTGCTGAAGCTATACAATATAGAAGTCTAGATAGAAAATATTGGTCTTAA
- the topA gene encoding type I DNA topoisomerase → MAKTLVIVESPAKAKTIGKFLGSKYKIKASVGHVRDLPKSKLGIDVENEFKPKYITIRGKGEILSELKREVKKAEKVLLATDPDREGEAISWHLANALKIDDSDKIRIEFNEITKSAITKAVKNPRKINYNLVDAQQARRILDRLVGYKISPLLWKKIRKGLSAGRVQSVATKLICDREKEIKKFKPREYWTINVLLKKGKLELDSSFIGNIINNKANKIELNNEEEVNAILDKIDKDNFTVSEVKKSTKKRNPYKPYTTSSLQQDAFNRLNFTTKKTMRIAQQLYEGIDLKKKEGIVGLISYIRTDSTRISEEAKQKAKDYICNELGEKYYGGVKSVKKEKKKNDIQDAHECIRPTYVDKTPESIKQYLSRDQFRLYNLIWQRFVASQMSPSESETTTVKTVSNGYLFKASYSKLIFDGFMKVYKIKEDKKVNKTINLEKGETLKAKDIIPKQHFTQPPPRFSEATLVKTMEELGIGRPATYAPIISTILSRNYVVLENKYLAPTELGFIVTELLEDYFRNVVNEEFTAKMEKDLDKVEAGELSWVDVVANFYENFKNDLEIAEKEIEAIEIKDEETDVICDKCGRNMVIKHGRYGKFLACPGYPECKNTKPLIKDIGVKCPKCGGDIVQRRSKKGRVFYGCSNYPDCDFISWNIPVEEKCPNCNGIMVKKVNKKGEFHECISCKTKVDKK, encoded by the coding sequence TTGGCAAAAACTTTAGTTATTGTAGAGTCACCAGCTAAAGCAAAAACTATTGGTAAGTTTTTAGGAAGTAAATATAAAATAAAAGCATCAGTTGGACATGTTAGGGATTTGCCAAAGAGTAAGCTTGGAATAGATGTAGAAAATGAATTCAAACCTAAGTATATTACTATAAGAGGTAAAGGTGAGATTTTAAGCGAGCTTAAAAGAGAAGTTAAGAAAGCTGAAAAGGTTTTACTAGCTACTGACCCTGATAGAGAAGGAGAGGCAATATCTTGGCATTTAGCTAATGCATTAAAGATAGATGATTCTGATAAAATAAGAATAGAGTTTAATGAGATAACTAAATCAGCTATAACAAAAGCAGTAAAAAATCCCAGAAAAATTAATTACAATTTGGTAGATGCACAACAAGCAAGAAGAATATTAGATAGACTAGTAGGTTATAAAATCAGTCCATTATTGTGGAAAAAAATTAGAAAAGGTTTAAGTGCTGGTAGAGTGCAATCAGTAGCAACTAAACTTATATGTGATAGAGAAAAAGAAATTAAGAAATTCAAGCCTAGAGAATACTGGACTATAAATGTTTTACTTAAAAAAGGTAAATTGGAACTAGATTCTTCTTTTATTGGAAACATTATAAACAATAAAGCTAATAAGATTGAGCTCAATAATGAAGAAGAAGTAAATGCTATTTTAGATAAAATAGACAAAGATAACTTTACTGTTTCAGAAGTAAAAAAATCAACTAAAAAAAGAAATCCCTACAAACCATATACAACTAGTAGCTTGCAACAAGATGCATTTAATAGGTTAAATTTTACAACTAAGAAGACTATGCGTATTGCTCAGCAATTGTATGAAGGTATTGACTTAAAGAAAAAAGAGGGAATAGTAGGTTTAATCTCTTATATCAGAACTGATTCCACAAGAATATCTGAGGAAGCTAAACAAAAGGCTAAAGATTATATATGTAATGAATTAGGAGAGAAGTATTACGGAGGGGTAAAAAGTGTAAAAAAAGAAAAGAAAAAAAATGATATACAAGATGCACATGAATGTATAAGGCCTACATACGTAGACAAGACTCCAGAAAGTATTAAACAATACTTAAGTAGAGATCAATTTAGATTATATAATCTTATTTGGCAAAGATTTGTAGCAAGTCAAATGAGTCCATCAGAATCTGAAACGACTACAGTTAAAACAGTTTCAAATGGATATTTATTTAAAGCATCTTATTCAAAGTTGATATTTGATGGATTTATGAAAGTATACAAGATTAAAGAAGATAAAAAAGTTAATAAAACTATAAATTTGGAAAAAGGAGAAACTTTAAAAGCTAAGGACATTATTCCGAAGCAACATTTTACACAACCACCACCAAGGTTTTCAGAGGCAACATTGGTTAAAACAATGGAAGAATTGGGAATAGGAAGACCAGCTACTTATGCTCCAATAATAAGTACAATATTAAGCAGAAATTACGTAGTATTAGAAAATAAATATTTAGCACCAACAGAGCTTGGATTTATTGTTACTGAGCTATTAGAGGATTATTTTAGAAATGTTGTCAATGAAGAATTTACTGCAAAGATGGAAAAAGATCTTGATAAGGTAGAAGCTGGAGAATTATCGTGGGTAGATGTTGTTGCTAATTTTTATGAGAACTTTAAAAATGATTTAGAAATAGCTGAAAAGGAAATAGAAGCTATTGAAATTAAAGATGAAGAAACAGATGTAATTTGCGATAAGTGTGGAAGAAATATGGTTATAAAGCACGGTAGATATGGAAAGTTTTTAGCATGTCCTGGGTACCCAGAATGTAAGAATACGAAACCATTAATTAAAGATATAGGCGTTAAATGTCCTAAATGTGGTGGAGATATTGTTCAAAGAAGATCAAAAAAAGGAAGAGTTTTTTATGGGTGTTCTAATTATCCGGATTGTGATTTTATATCGTGGAATATACCAGTAGAGGAAAAATGTCCAAATTGTAATGGAATTATGGTTAAGAAAGTTAATAAAAAAGGTGAATTTCATGAATGTATTAGTTGTAAGACAAAAGTAGATAAAAAATAA